A region of the Penicillium psychrofluorescens genome assembly, chromosome: 6 genome:
GAGGACCCGTCCAAGGACGGCCTGATCCTCGTGCACAGCGTGTTCCCCATCTCGCTGACGGGCAACAAGTACTTCCGCGACCTGATGAAGGAGGTCAACGGGTTCTTGGAGCGCAACCCGTCCGAGACGCTGCTCATCTCCGTCAAGCGTGAGGGCCAGGGCAAGGCTACCGACCAGCAGCTGTGCCGCATCCTGCACGACCACTACGCCCGCCCGGATAGTCGGTGGTACACGAAGCCCAAGATCCCGACGCTGGGCGAGGTCCGCGGCAAGGTCGTGCTGATTCGCCGCTTTGGTCTGCAGGACGCACTGAAGAGCGAGAACGATGGCCACGGATGGGGGATTGATGCTGGCGGCTGGGCGGACAATACCCCCCACGCCATGACTCCTAGCGGCCAGCTCTGCATCCAGGACTTCTACGAGGTGTCCGACACCCAGAACATtgacaagaagatcaactTCGTCAATGCGCAGATCGACCGAGCCAGCGCCTGCTGCTACCCCTTAGGTGTCCTGCAGGGCCCCGGCGCGACCAAGGCGCACCCCTTCTATGTCAACTTCCTCAGCGCGAGCAACTTCTGGAAGACCGATACTTGGCCGGAGAAGATTGCTGCGAAGCTCAACCCGGCCATCACGAATTACATTTGTAGTCGCCACGACGAGAAGGACCGTGATTGCTCGACGGGCATTCTGGTTACGGATTGGTGCGGCCTGGACGGAGACTGGGATCTGGTGCGCGCCATCGTTGGCATGAATGCTAAGCTGCGTTtgcgacagcagcagcagggcaagcagcagcaccaccagtAGACATAGATATACCCATGGGGGTTCTCTCTGGAATTAGAAGATATTTAGGATATAGTCAGTGACATCAAATGGGTTCCTTTGGTATGGACATTTCTAGACACCAGATGCAAAATAAGAGAAACGGATATTATACAAAGATGGACCGTACACGCTTTAAGACGAaccattcttcttctcaccttcCTCTGGACCCTTCTGCTCGTCCTCCAGCACGCTCCTCCGGCTCTCCATGGTAAGGTAGAGGCTCTTCCCAGCACCCTCCAACGTATTCGTAACGCTAGATCCCATGCTCTGCAAGGCCATGACCAGCTGTGAGCGGAGACCATCCATGCCCCCCTCAATGCTACCGATCCACTTCGTCTCATCGAGATCAAAGAGCTTGCCATCCACACGCGCAGCCAACAAGTTGAGCTTCTGAAGACCATTCTGCACGATGGGTTCGTGGTAGGCCGGGTTTGCCTTTCTGGTGGGACCGGGGAACCCGGACTCCTTGGGCACAAGAATTGATAATGCCGCTTTCATGTGTTCCGGCGAGACGGTGGGGATCGAAAGAGCAGCGATAGGACCAACAAGGATGGTCGACAGTTCGTGTTTGCCCTTCATATGCTTGATCGCGGCATGGGCGGTGCGAGACAAGTCGTGCGTCAGGGCTGGGTCATCTCTCGAGCCAGAGAGGGCAGGGATTTCGGCAGAGGTCTGCGTCGCCGGGTTAACAGCGCTAGGCGGCTGTCCCAGCCCCAGCGAGGCCGCGCTCGGCCGGAAATACTCCACAATGCGCAGGGCCACCTCGAAGATGCTGGTCTGCACGGTTTGCAGCTTGATGTGTGGTGCCAGGGGCGCAGAGGTCCGGCCCTCCGATgcgatcttctcgtccacTTTCTGTAGGGCAATGGTGAGTTCGCGGCGGATAGATGCCCATTCCATGGATTTGAGGTTGTTGTGCTGGAACAGCACCAGGAGAGGGGAGGTCCGCAGTAAGGACGTGTATTGCCGCAGAAGCTGTGACCGGCGGTACTCTGGGTTGCGATGCGAGGGCGGCTGGGTAGGAGGAGTTCGGGAGATTGGGGCTGGCGAACGGGTCATTTGTTCGATGGGCGCGGCCGGGGTGACCGGTGTGGTGgccgcggcgctgctggcgcaccGGATAAGTTGGAGCTCATTATGTTGGCATTGAAGAACTTGTCGACGcagcgacggcgagatgCGTAACCGGGGAGGCATTGTGGTGGGACGGGGTGAGAAGGGAAGTACACAGCGCGCcggaggaaaagggaacGCAGTGGATTCTCGATATTTTTGGCCGCAGGGAGAGTCGGGCGGTGAGGATATTCTGCCCACGGGTCTGTCCCGCGTTGGAAAGGTGGGCTGTCTTTGACTCATGGTTGTTCTGTACTGTACAACAATCAGGGCGAGTGCCATTTATTCTTGCGATCATGCTGTCTCCCCAATCAGAGAAGCCCGAGCCGGTCTCGATCTCCCCcctgctccagcgcctggCCTATCCTGGCACAGCGGAGATCCGAGTCAGCGCTGAGGATATTGCCTCTGCCTTCGCTTTGATCTTCGAGGATCGCCTGTCGATGATCCAGACCGCAGCGCTATTGACTCTATTACACTCCACAcgcaaggacaaggaggccgaagTCATTGCAAAATGCTCGCACCGCATGCGAGAAGCTGCATGCcaggtggagaaggactCGTTGAAGAAAGTGGTCAAAGCCCGTGGCAAACAAGAGGGCAACTACAATGGCGGATTGGTATGTCAATACAATTATGAAGATGCGCCAGTAAATTGACCATGTCTTCTCAGTGCGATATCGTCGGCACCGGCGGTGACTCACATTCGACCTTCAACATCTCTACGACGGCCTCAATCGTGGCCTCCCCGCTCCTGATGACCGCCAAACACGGCAATCGCGCTCAGACTTCGTTCTCAGGGTCTGCCGACGTCCTCAAtgccatccagcccgtgcCTCCCAAGCTGACGGCTGTCACTGCCGAGAGTATGGTGAAAGTGTACGAGGAGACAAACTATGCGTTCTTGTTTGCGCCCAATTTCCACCCGGGAATGATGTACGCCGACCCCGTGCGCCGCTCCCTCGGTCTTCGAACCATTTTCAACCTGATGGGCCCGCTCGCAAACCCAGTCGATTGGGCACTGGAAGCGCGCGTTGTTGGCGTGGCGTACCAGGCACTGGGGCCAGTTTTCATCGAGGCTCTGAGGCAAAGTGGAGCCAAGAAAGCGCTGGTGGTCTGCGGTCAAGAGGATATGGATGAGATCAGCTGCGCGGGCAAGACAAATTGCTGGAGACTCTCCGAGTACCCCAACCCGGCGTACAACAAGTCGTCGGCTGGCGAGCAAGACTGCTCGagtgacgacgaggaggaggtatCTCGCACCTTGGTCAAGCTGGAGACTTTCCAGCTGCATCCGTCGGACTTTGGTCTGCCCGTCCATCCTCTCACGTCTGTGTACGGACGCAAGATGCCAAAGGAGAACGCCGCGAAGCTGATGGCCATTCTCCGCAATGAGCTGCCGCGTGAAGATCCGATCTTGGAGTTCGTGCTCATGAATGTGGCTGCTCTGCTGGTCACCTCTGGCATATGTGAGGCAGAGACCAGCAACATGGGCCCCGGGGATGACGGCAAGGTCATCACGGAGCGTGGGCCTGGTGGCGGTCGCTGGAAAGAAGGTGTGCGACGGGCACGCTGGGCCATCGAGAGCGGCTCCTCTCTTAAGTGCCTGGAGCAGTTCATCGAAGTCACCAACCGACTATGATCGATGAAAggtttttttggtttctctTCAAATATATAGACTTGTTGACTCATGCCCGTCTTTGATTTACGAGGCATTTGgaaatcttcttcttggatatgtttttctcttcttttttttgccttCTTGTGTAACTATCTATATTAGTGGACCTCTTCCGCGGGTCTTTCCAACTGGATATTTTCTGGCTATGCGTGTGGAACGGGCGAGTTTTAGAAAGTAAAGTGAATTGGTTATATTGCAAATAGACATGAACAAGTGTTTCCAGCAAGAACATGAGGACACGGACAATCTAACCACTCTGTCCGAGCATGGCCAGCCTTTTATTCCATCCATGCATTCGTGCCCCATATCTCGACTCCCAAGCGCCTTGAATGCATCATTCGTTATGAAAGCAAGCCAGAAAAGAGGGCGAGATCTCCCCTCTTTCTAAGctgcctctctctctctctctctcataAAAGATCAAAAACCCTTTCACCGAGCCTCGAACTGGACCATTCTAcccagaacaaaaaaaagttagtccatgtccatctcaAACCAAcctcccaaaaaaaaaaactcaccgCTTCGTCCGCTCCTTGTACAGCACACGATGCCCACAATCCTTGCACCGAATCTGGTCGCCGCGCTTCAGTGGCACGCGCGCAGAGCATTCGCCACAGAGATAGACCACGGAGGGAGTGTCGACCGCCATGGCGCCTCCGAAGCCGCCGGTCTCCGTGCCGAAGGTGTTTTGTTGGGCGCCCATCGAGGGGACTTGGTAGGCTTCGCGAGACATgttgaggaggtggtggtttatcggcgagaagaagacagaggaTGGAGGCGAGCCGGGGAGTGAGTGTGGTGAGCGTAAGGTGAG
Encoded here:
- a CDS encoding uncharacterized protein (ID:PFLUO_008950-T1.cds;~source:funannotate) — protein: MLSPQSEKPEPVSISPLLQRLAYPGTAEIRVSAEDIASAFALIFEDRLSMIQTAALLTLLHSTRKDKEAEVIAKCSHRMREAACQVEKDSLKKVVKARGKQEGNYNGGLCDIVGTGGDSHSTFNISTTASIVASPLLMTAKHGNRAQTSFSGSADVLNAIQPVPPKLTAVTAESMVKVYEETNYAFLFAPNFHPGMMYADPVRRSLGLRTIFNLMGPLANPVDWALEARVVGVAYQALGPVFIEALRQSGAKKALVVCGQEDMDEISCAGKTNCWRLSEYPNPAYNKSSAGEQDCSSDDEEEVSRTLVKLETFQLHPSDFGLPVHPLTSVYGRKMPKENAAKLMAILRNELPREDPILEFVLMNVAALLVTSGICEAETSNMGPGDDGKVITERGPGGGRWKEGVRRARWAIESGSSLKCLEQFIEVTNRL
- a CDS encoding uncharacterized protein (ID:PFLUO_008948-T1.cds;~source:funannotate) is translated as MVAETLTIRNNSNTPITLKRVQRFTAAQKNGDEFTSLARNFSRLMTNTTSNAAPTVIPGDTKPFAEKEVDVHIEPFSTKKTELRAFIDSDKERMRLTFEADGQRYQIQTPVPTKESATMKALAENPKHRFTGVYAKPSSLLAVFSSANSNAWMHELRDDTLLSALSIPGTHNSPTCHTAPPSVRCQAVSPREQLENGVRFFDIRVQPEAPEDPSKDGLILVHSVFPISLTGNKYFRDLMKEVNGFLERNPSETLLISVKREGQGKATDQQLCRILHDHYARPDSRWYTKPKIPTLGEVRGKVVLIRRFGLQDALKSENDGHGWGIDAGGWADNTPHAMTPSGQLCIQDFYEVSDTQNIDKKINFVNAQIDRASACCYPLGVLQGPGATKAHPFYVNFLSASNFWKTDTWPEKIAAKLNPAITNYICSRHDEKDRDCSTGILVTDWCGLDGDWDLVRAIVGMNAKLRLRQQQQGKQQHHQ
- a CDS encoding uncharacterized protein (ID:PFLUO_008949-T1.cds;~source:funannotate), coding for MPPRLRISPSLRRQVLQCQHNELQLIRCASSAAATTPVTPAAPIEQMTRSPAPISRTPPTQPPSHRNPEYRRSQLLRQYTSLLRTSPLLVLFQHNNLKSMEWASIRRELTIALQKVDEKIASEGRTSAPLAPHIKLQTVQTSIFEVALRIVEYFRPSAASLGLGQPPSAVNPATQTSAEIPALSGSRDDPALTHDLSRTAHAAIKHMKGKHELSTILVGPIAALSIPTVSPEHMKAALSILVPKESGFPGPTRKANPAYHEPIVQNGLQKLNLLAARVDGKLFDLDETKWIGSIEGGMDGLRSQLVMALQSMGSSVTNTLEGAGKSLYLTMESRRSVLEDEQKGPEEGEKKNGSS
- a CDS encoding uncharacterized protein (ID:PFLUO_008951-T1.cds;~source:funannotate) codes for the protein MSREAYQVPSMGAQQNTFGTETGGFGGAMAVDTPSVVYLCGECSARVPLKRGDQIRCKDCGHRVLYKERTKRMVQFEAR